TCCTGAATTTGACCATACAACACCTTATGACCCAATCTTTATTGAAGCTTCTGCAAAATTAAAAGACGGTGAAGTAACTCAAGAACCCGTTAATGGTGCTAATGGCTACCATATTATTAAAATGATCAAAAACCCAGGTAAAGGTGAATTGAAAGATCATAAAGCTGAATTAGAAGCAAGTATTATTCAAAGCAAAGTAACAGATGAAAACTATGTTCATTCTGTCCTTTCTAAAATTCTAAAAGATGCCAAAATTAAAATTGAAGATGAAGATCTTAAAAATGTTATGGATGAGTTTCTAAAAACAGATAGCTCAGCTACTTCTAGTAGTGCCACTACTTCTTCTAGTAATGCTGCTACTTCTAGTAGTAAATAAGCCTACTTCTCTAAAAAAACACGCTAGATTCAAAAGCTATTCTATAGCTTGAATCTAGCGTGTTTTTCTTAATCTAATAATTCCATCTGTTCTTCATTCGTTACTTTTGGTACATTTGGATTATAAAATGTTCGGTTATCCATTCCAAAAATACGTTCAGTGAACGTTCCTGGTTCTGTTCTTTGTAATGCAGAATTCATCATATTAATAGATGCGTCAATATTATCAATCTGATGCAAAATTTCAGCCTCACGAACTCTTGGTCGCACAGGTGAACCATAATCTAATTGACCATGATGCGCTAAAATCATATGTTTTAATAAAATAATATCTTCTGACTTATCATCAATTTTTAAGGCTGCACAAGCTTTAATAATTTCTTCATCTACAATGACAATATGGCCCACAAGATTTCCTTCTAATGTATACTCCGTAGAAAGCGCTCCTGATAGTTCCATTACTTTTCCAAGATCATGTAAAATAACACCTGAATACAACAATGGTTTGTTAATTTCTGGATATTGATTAGCAATAAATTTGGCTAAACGTAACATCGAAATTGTGTGGAACGAAAGTCCTCCCATGTATGCATGATGATGCTTCTTCGCTGCTGGAAATTGGAAGAATTCTTTTTGATATTTGCTCATTAAATGACGCACAACACGGTTCATGTTGGCGTTTGTAATCTCAAAAATCACTTGATTGATTTCTTCAGCAATATCTTCTTTTCTCTCTGGTGCACTTTCAATAAAATGTTCAGGTGTACTAGGCTCCCCTGTATTCGTTAATCGAATTTTAAATAATTTAACTTGAGGATTTCCTTGATAGATCTCTCGTTTGCCAGATACTTTTACAACGTTACCTGCTGTAAAGGCTTCAATATCTGGATCAGAAGCATCCCAATATTTCCCATCAATCTGCCCACTAGTATCTTGAAATGTAAAGGCAATAAACTTTTTACCATTTTTGGCTACTCGTACATCTGCATTTTTTATTAATAGAAATAAATCAAATGTATCATCTACATTGTAATCAAAAATTTTTTTATCCATTAAATCCACTTCCTTTTGTCATTTTTCATTTGTTTCTTCTATTGTAACACTTTCACCTGGCTTTGCGGAAATTCGTTGTAAATTTCAGCTTCATAGGTGAAATATAGAATTTGATTTGTCTGACTCAGTTCATTTAATAAGTGCAAAACTAAACCTTTTCTTTCTTTATCAAAATTAACAAAACCATCATCAATTAATAACGGCATTTCCAACAAATCTTCTGCATTTTTAACAAATGCCAACCGCAGTGCTACGTACAATTGCTCTGCTGTTCCCTTAGACAATTCCTGCGCTTCAAAAAATGTACCGTCTTGATGCTGTACTTCAATTTGCTCATTTCTAAATAAAACGCGTAGATACTTATTTTCAGTCAATCTCTTAAAATAAATAGATGTGTCTTCCATAGTCGCTGGCAAACGATCTTTTCGTGCCAATGTTAAGGTTAATTCAATTAGTTCAGCAGCAATTTGCAGACTGCTCCATCTGTCTACCAATTCTTGTAACTCTGATTTTAGATTGGCCAATTCTTGTAATAGAACTGAGTATTGTCCACCTTCTTCTAAATTTTTCAAAGCAACTTCACATTCAACTTTTTGATTCAAGCGTTGATCGAATTGCTCTTTCAATTCTTTTAAATACTCTTCTTCTTCAATAATAGATTCTAGCAAAGCCTGTTCATCACGATATCTAGCAAATTGAACTAAATCCTCCGCCATTTGATCTTCCAACAAATCAAGACGAGCTTTTTTTTGTTGCAGTTGTTGATTTAAAATATATTTTTTATGATAGGCTTCTTCATCGGTTACTTCAACTAGTTGAAAAAGCTGTAATTTTTCTGCCTTTAATGTTGCTTGTTGTTCTTTTACAGCAGCTAACTGCTGATTAATCTCTGTCACTTGTTGACTAATCGTTTGCTGGCTTTTTTCAATTTCTTGTTGTTTTTGATAAAATTGCTGCAAAACAACAATAAATTCTGCTAATCGATCTGATGAATAGTTGACAATAGATTTACAAAATTCAGCTTTATCCATCCATTTTGTCAGCTGTCGTTCCTGTTCAGCCAGCTCTGCCTCTTGTTGATCTACTAATTGAATTTGTTGGCGAATCTCTAAGAAAGGATCTGTTGTTATTAAACTTTCCAGTGAAAAATCTACAGGTAGTCCTAAATTAGTTTTTAATTTTTGCTGTTTTTGGTTTAGCTGCAAATCTAAGGACTCTAATTCTTCTATTTGCAACATCATTTGATTCAGAGTTTCTGTCGCTTCATCTGCTTCAGCTAATTTTTCTCGCCATTGTTTCCGAATTTCAACTTGCTGAATATATTCTTCATAGCTATAAGTAGCTTCGCTTGGAGTTCCATGTGGTTTAATTTCTTTGTTGTGTTTAGGTAAGATAAAATAACTACTACCTGCTAATAAGAAAATGCCCAGAGCAACAATCCCCCAACCGATTCCAGAATTTAAAATCAAACCTAAAATAATGCTTACACTAGCCAATCCAAGACCTACATAAGCCGGCATTTTTGAGATTGACTTTATTATTTTACTTCGTTGAAGGTTACTGGAGTCTTCAATAGTCGATCCTTGATTGAAATCATGAAATGTCTTATTCTCCCATAATTGATTTTCTAACTTATCAATTTGTTGATTACAGGATTCTAGTTGAAAATCAATTCGTTGTTTTTCATAAGCCAACACTTTTTTTCGTTCTTTCAGTGCTTTTTCAGCCTCTAATTGACTATGAATTTGTTCTTGCTCACTCATTGCTAATGGTGCTGGTAGGTCACCATAAACTGGTAATCCCATTTTTGTTAATAATTGCTCTAAATAATAGTGTGCTTGTAGATACTGTGCTTGCAGAATTTCCTTACTTTGTAGAACAGCTTGAGTTTGATTTGCTTCTAAAACGACTTCCTTTATCGCTAATTTGTGTTCCAAATAAAAACTAAAGTCTTCCGATTGCCCAGCTTTTTGACTTAAATAAGCGATTTGCTCTTGGGCTTGAATGATTTCTTTCGTCAGTCGTTGCAACTCATCATTGACTTGTTTTAGTTGATACAAACCATCTTCTGGTAAATCTGTTAATTTTTCTTTTTGAATTTGATTTTGAATC
The sequence above is a segment of the Carnobacterium gallinarum DSM 4847 genome. Coding sequences within it:
- a CDS encoding 3'-5' exoribonuclease YhaM family protein — its product is MDKKIFDYNVDDTFDLFLLIKNADVRVAKNGKKFIAFTFQDTSGQIDGKYWDASDPDIEAFTAGNVVKVSGKREIYQGNPQVKLFKIRLTNTGEPSTPEHFIESAPERKEDIAEEINQVIFEITNANMNRVVRHLMSKYQKEFFQFPAAKKHHHAYMGGLSFHTISMLRLAKFIANQYPEINKPLLYSGVILHDLGKVMELSGALSTEYTLEGNLVGHIVIVDEEIIKACAALKIDDKSEDIILLKHMILAHHGQLDYGSPVRPRVREAEILHQIDNIDASINMMNSALQRTEPGTFTERIFGMDNRTFYNPNVPKVTNEEQMELLD
- a CDS encoding ATP-binding protein — its product is MKIKTIEIYGYGKWVNQTFDLAEGMQIFYGKNEAGKSTLMSFIHSILFGFPSKQGSDLQYEPRKGSQYGGRLRLVDTIYGEVLVERIKGKGNGKVLVTLADGQIGEEDLLKRIVFGLDKATYQALFSFNLDGLQKIQQMSGGKLSRYFLSVGTLGNEHLLKIADKFQQQAAKLYKPTGRVPEINQKLASLKQKEQQLKTAKAKNTEYNQLMSQKLVLTGSLHENQEKREALEINLVQLRRLSNNWSHFNEIQEIQNQIQKEKLTDLPEDGLYQLKQVNDELQRLTKEIIQAQEQIAYLSQKAGQSEDFSFYLEHKLAIKEVVLEANQTQAVLQSKEILQAQYLQAHYYLEQLLTKMGLPVYGDLPAPLAMSEQEQIHSQLEAEKALKERKKVLAYEKQRIDFQLESCNQQIDKLENQLWENKTFHDFNQGSTIEDSSNLQRSKIIKSISKMPAYVGLGLASVSIILGLILNSGIGWGIVALGIFLLAGSSYFILPKHNKEIKPHGTPSEATYSYEEYIQQVEIRKQWREKLAEADEATETLNQMMLQIEELESLDLQLNQKQQKLKTNLGLPVDFSLESLITTDPFLEIRQQIQLVDQQEAELAEQERQLTKWMDKAEFCKSIVNYSSDRLAEFIVVLQQFYQKQQEIEKSQQTISQQVTEINQQLAAVKEQQATLKAEKLQLFQLVEVTDEEAYHKKYILNQQLQQKKARLDLLEDQMAEDLVQFARYRDEQALLESIIEEEEYLKELKEQFDQRLNQKVECEVALKNLEEGGQYSVLLQELANLKSELQELVDRWSSLQIAAELIELTLTLARKDRLPATMEDTSIYFKRLTENKYLRVLFRNEQIEVQHQDGTFFEAQELSKGTAEQLYVALRLAFVKNAEDLLEMPLLIDDGFVNFDKERKGLVLHLLNELSQTNQILYFTYEAEIYNEFPQSQVKVLQ